Part of the Calditrichota bacterium genome, ACGTCAAAGGAAAAACAAATCGTGTTTACATCGACATTCGTGACAATGGGAAAGGCATCCCGGCGAAAACGCGACGAATGGTTTTCAAACCAGGTTTTAGCACAAAAAAACGCGGCTGGGGGCTGGGGCTGAATCTGGCGAAACGGATCATCGAAGAATTTCACGGCGGCAGGCTCATTATCAAAGAGACAAAACCCGGCGAAGGTACAACAATGCGGATTTTGCTGAAAGGGTAGCTGAATGGATCATGCGCTGGAAGTTTACGATGGGCAGAACTTGATTTTTTTCAGCGACGGCAAGTGGCTGCATCCGTTGTTTGATCTGGAAATTTTTTTGAAACAAACCAACTCGACAACGGAAAAGTTATTGGTGAAGGATAAAATTGTCGGCAAAGCGGCGGCGCTCATTTTGATTTATCTGGGATTTCGGGAAGTTCATGCGAAGGCGATGAGTAAAATCGCCAGGGATTTTCTCGCAACTCAAACCGTGCACTTCAGCTACGAGATGCTCATTGATCGCGTGGCCTGCCGAACAGAAAACTTGTTGTTAGAAGAAAATGATCCTGAAGCAGGGTATCGGCTGGCGCGGGGATTGAGGGAAAAATCGCTGCAACGGGTCAATAATCAACCGCGATCATAATGTTCAACAAATTTCTTGTCGAAGTATTTTTTATGAATACTCCAAATGTCTTTGAAGTTTTTTCTGTCTAACCATTCCCTTATTTCAATGTCCCACCCTTCCCATTGATCTTTTTTTACTTTTGAAGTTACTCGTTGATACATCAAAAATGCTCGCTCAAATATTGAGATGCGAATCAGTAGAATTGCCTCCTCTTGCTTCCTTTCTTTCTCGGTTAGAGTTTTCTGTTTTTTCAATGGAGTGTCAAAAATATCGAGATCGGGGTAATTCAGACATAATTCTTGAAGCTCAATATATTTATTGTCAAGCGCATCGAAAGTACCATATTCTCGTTCTTCCCTTTGAAGTCTCTGCTCCTTTAAGTAAACAAAAATTGCAGCCGGAACGCCAAGGATTGTAATTAGATAAGACAAAATCTCTAATAATTTAATAAGCTCATCCATTAGTGTCTCCTAATGCTATTTTTGGGGGTAAGTGTATTAGCGTATAGAAATAATGAAACGCCACACGATATTCGGCAAACTGATTATTTAAGCGCGGGAATGTAATTAAATTTTAAATAAAAAGCAAGGCAATTTGAACGAACAAAAGAAAATTTATTAGCAAAAAAGGGCGCGATAGGTCAGGGAATTCGAGCAAGTGAATACTGATTAAAATTGCAACAAAATGCATTTTTTAGAAAGAATCTTTCCGCATCATCGTACATCTAAATTCGAGGTTTACGGAGTAATTCAAGAGGAGGATGGTGGACATGGACGGATTAATGTTTTCATTGAAAAAGGAAGACGATTCGGTTCAATTAGATGATTTTTATGATGTGGTGATACTCGGCGGAGGCCCTGCCGGTTTGACGGCTGCAATTTATGCGGCGCGCGCTAAATTGAAAACTTTAATTATTGAAAAAGAAGAGATCGGTGGCGAGGCAGCAGCCACAGACATGATTGAAAATTACCCGGGTTTTCCCGAAGGAATCAATGGCCACGCGCTGGCAGACCGCATGGTCGAGCAGGCGAAGCGTTTTGGCGCCGTGGTTTATTACGGCTATCCCACGGATTTTGATTTTTCGTCCCAGCCGAAAACTTTTCAATTGGAAGGACGAAAAATCAGCGCCCAGACGATCATTGTTGCCACGGGCACATCGCCGAAAATGCTCAACGTCCCGGGCGAACGGGAACTGAAAGGGCGCGGTGTTTCCTACTGCGCCACGTGTGACGCGCCGATTTTTGCCGGAAAAGACATCGCAGTGATCGGCTGCGGCAATTCGGGTTTGCAGGAAGGTTTGTTCATTCTGAAATTTGTTAAGTCGATCACGTTTGTCGAATTTCTGCCCACGATTCAGGCGGAAAAAATTTTGCAGGACAAAATTCAGGCGCAGGAAAATACGACCTGTCTCGTTAATCATCAGGTTCTGGCGATCAACGGCAAAGAAAGGGTCAAGTCGATTACAGTGAAAGATCGCCAGAGCGGAGAAGAAAAAGTTGTCCCGGCAGACGGCGTTTTCATTTACGTGGGTCTGATTCCCAACACCGAACCTTTTAAAAATCAATTGAAATTGAACGACTGGGGCTATGTTGTCACCGATGAAAATTTGCAAACGTCGGTGCCGGGCGTGTTTGCTGCCGGCGATGTGCGTGACAAAAGTTTGCGCCAGGTAGCAACGGCAATCGGCGACGGCGCAGTAGCCGCAGTCGCGGCGGAACATTTTGTAGATAAAGTGAAGCAATAAATTTTTTACTCAGGAGGTTAAAAATGGCTCATATTCAAGAAGAAGATCGGAATTATCTGAAAAAAGAATTTGAAAAAATGGTAAATCCTGTCAAGTTGGTGTTTTTTACTCAAAAATTTGAATGTCAATACTGCGAATTGACGCATGAGTTGTTGGGCGAATTGTCAGAGTTGTCCGACAAGATCAATGTGGAAATTTATGATTTTGTGAAAGACAAAGAAAAAGCGGAACAGTACAACATTACTCGAATCCCGGCGATTGTTATTGAAGGCGAGAAAGATTACGGCATTCGCTTTTATGGCGTGCCGGCGGGGTACGAGTTCAGCACTCTGGTCGAAGACATTATTGACGTTTCCAAAGGGACGACAACGCTGACCGAGGAAACAAAAGAAGCGCTGAAAAAATTAGAGAAACCGGTACACATTCAGGTGTTCATCACGCTGACCTGTCCCTACTGTCCGCGTGCGGTCCGTTTGGCGCACCAGATGGCGATGGAAAGCGAACTCGTCACCGGCGACATGGTGGAAGCATCGGAATATCCGCAGCTTTCCAATCGCTACGGTGTCTCTGCCGTACCCAAGATTGTGATTAACGAAAATGTGAGTTTTGAGGGCGCACTGCCGGAGCCGAATTATCTGGAAAAAGTTTTGGAAGGCGAGGGCGCTTCTAAAAAGTCCTGAATTTCACAGTCACCAGTGATTTCAGCGAGGAATACGCGGATTAAATATTGAATTTCAAAAAAAGCCTCTCATACATTTTGCCCTGGCAATAATATCGGGCGAGTTGAGAGGCTTTTTTGGGTTGTTTTTATCTTGAAATATTTCACAAAATTATGGCTCAATGCCTAATATTAGCAAAGGAATTGGGGGATTATTTCTACCTTGTCGCATCACATTATAGACTTCACCTTCGAAATAGGCAACACCAGAGGACATCTGAGATTGCA contains:
- a CDS encoding DUF1893 domain-containing protein; this translates as MDHALEVYDGQNLIFFSDGKWLHPLFDLEIFLKQTNSTTEKLLVKDKIVGKAAALILIYLGFREVHAKAMSKIARDFLATQTVHFSYEMLIDRVACRTENLLLEENDPEAGYRLARGLREKSLQRVNNQPRS
- the trxB gene encoding thioredoxin-disulfide reductase, whose translation is MDGLMFSLKKEDDSVQLDDFYDVVILGGGPAGLTAAIYAARAKLKTLIIEKEEIGGEAAATDMIENYPGFPEGINGHALADRMVEQAKRFGAVVYYGYPTDFDFSSQPKTFQLEGRKISAQTIIVATGTSPKMLNVPGERELKGRGVSYCATCDAPIFAGKDIAVIGCGNSGLQEGLFILKFVKSITFVEFLPTIQAEKILQDKIQAQENTTCLVNHQVLAINGKERVKSITVKDRQSGEEKVVPADGVFIYVGLIPNTEPFKNQLKLNDWGYVVTDENLQTSVPGVFAAGDVRDKSLRQVATAIGDGAVAAVAAEHFVDKVKQ
- a CDS encoding glutaredoxin, producing MAHIQEEDRNYLKKEFEKMVNPVKLVFFTQKFECQYCELTHELLGELSELSDKINVEIYDFVKDKEKAEQYNITRIPAIVIEGEKDYGIRFYGVPAGYEFSTLVEDIIDVSKGTTTLTEETKEALKKLEKPVHIQVFITLTCPYCPRAVRLAHQMAMESELVTGDMVEASEYPQLSNRYGVSAVPKIVINENVSFEGALPEPNYLEKVLEGEGASKKS